The Gemmata palustris genome includes a region encoding these proteins:
- a CDS encoding sigma-70 family RNA polymerase sigma factor yields MVNATLAKLNRLTSTPGASSDGALLTAFLAGDQGAFAALVHRHAGLVFSTCRRVLRHRQDAEDALQATFIVLARRAGDVWPREAVAAWLFGVAHRVSLKARAVRGRRAAREHALEDVAAPEPARPDADLADVVHRVVCRLPEIYRSAVVACDLQGLSRKEAAERLGWSEGTLSGRLARARELLATRLRRVGLALPAGGLVAACAATEGASAAAIQSTIDLAIGTGAGVSAPVAALTEGVVSSMALFKLKAMTAVVFAACALGFGAFAASGSGSGDGAGTQPGQKPGAPATTVSGVAGEPPATGAGQRGPRLSLAQEELRVLAEELKAAAGKRNVDPDVLARLQARIKEVGRLLDPGEAPAPADPPAKPGADLDPLQGSWRVTSVTDGNKKLNIEPGDPWVIEISGSTMKMPYRDATGAWKQRRYGISVEFARQKPDAVAHRNTIDLITPHEPTGRGIYEVTAPLNACMQCHKTNNNLRTLVTGRFPNENGVCEPALKNKTVMHAAGLRLALTVEGKRPTKFGGEGVIVFEMVRAGPKPTAADDERTRELRAQLDALAKKTGDERVSDLALAQLFALVENAQLDSQHAKLELAEATAQLQITKKAAELAEARWAGANQRWQLAVREYEDAKARAAKGTKAPVGAPGGAEPTGAVFTVHIRTLTASEKVIKVKATGNECVLDGLLHAIDDIPIMTGTVNVWLVRGKEVMPVELPAIKNGVTYTNYQLKPGDQLFVQVKAEK; encoded by the coding sequence ATGGTGAACGCGACCCTGGCCAAGCTGAACCGGCTGACGAGTACCCCCGGCGCGTCTTCGGATGGCGCGCTGCTCACGGCGTTCCTCGCCGGCGACCAGGGCGCGTTCGCCGCGCTCGTTCACCGGCACGCGGGGCTCGTCTTCTCCACGTGCCGGCGCGTCCTGCGCCACCGGCAGGACGCGGAGGACGCGCTCCAGGCGACGTTCATCGTGCTCGCGCGCCGGGCGGGGGACGTGTGGCCGCGCGAGGCGGTCGCGGCGTGGTTGTTCGGGGTGGCGCACCGGGTTTCGCTCAAAGCGCGGGCGGTGCGGGGCCGGCGGGCCGCGCGCGAGCACGCGCTCGAAGACGTCGCGGCCCCCGAACCGGCGCGGCCCGACGCCGACCTCGCGGACGTGGTTCACCGCGTCGTGTGCCGGTTGCCCGAAATCTATCGTTCGGCGGTCGTGGCGTGCGACCTCCAGGGCCTGAGCCGGAAAGAAGCGGCCGAGCGCCTGGGGTGGAGCGAGGGCACGCTCTCCGGCCGGCTCGCCCGGGCACGCGAACTCCTCGCGACGCGGCTCCGGCGCGTCGGGCTCGCGCTCCCGGCGGGCGGGCTGGTCGCGGCGTGTGCGGCCACCGAGGGGGCCTCGGCCGCGGCGATTCAATCAACAATCGATCTCGCGATCGGAACCGGCGCGGGCGTTTCGGCTCCCGTGGCGGCTCTAACCGAAGGGGTGGTGTCCAGTATGGCGCTCTTCAAGCTCAAGGCGATGACGGCGGTCGTGTTCGCGGCCTGCGCGCTCGGTTTTGGCGCGTTCGCGGCCTCCGGTTCGGGCAGCGGCGACGGTGCCGGCACGCAACCGGGCCAGAAACCGGGCGCTCCGGCGACCACCGTAAGCGGGGTGGCGGGCGAGCCGCCCGCGACGGGAGCCGGTCAACGCGGCCCGCGGTTGAGCCTCGCGCAAGAAGAACTGCGGGTTCTGGCCGAGGAACTGAAGGCCGCGGCCGGCAAGCGGAACGTGGACCCCGACGTACTGGCCCGGTTGCAGGCGCGGATCAAAGAGGTCGGTCGGCTACTCGACCCGGGCGAGGCGCCGGCGCCCGCGGACCCGCCCGCGAAGCCCGGGGCCGACCTCGACCCGCTCCAGGGATCGTGGCGCGTCACGAGCGTGACGGACGGGAACAAGAAATTGAATATCGAGCCGGGCGACCCGTGGGTGATCGAGATCAGCGGGAGCACGATGAAGATGCCGTACCGGGATGCGACCGGGGCGTGGAAGCAGCGCCGGTACGGGATCTCGGTCGAGTTCGCCCGTCAGAAGCCCGACGCCGTCGCGCACCGCAACACCATCGATCTGATCACCCCGCACGAACCGACGGGCCGCGGGATCTACGAGGTCACCGCGCCGCTGAACGCCTGCATGCAGTGCCACAAGACGAACAACAACTTGCGCACCCTGGTCACCGGGCGGTTCCCGAACGAGAACGGGGTGTGCGAACCGGCACTCAAGAACAAGACCGTGATGCACGCGGCCGGTTTGCGACTGGCGCTCACGGTCGAAGGCAAGCGCCCCACGAAGTTCGGTGGCGAAGGGGTGATCGTGTTCGAGATGGTTCGCGCCGGCCCGAAGCCCACGGCGGCCGACGACGAGCGGACGCGCGAACTCCGGGCACAACTGGACGCACTGGCGAAGAAAACGGGCGACGAGCGGGTGAGCGACCTCGCGCTCGCGCAGCTCTTCGCGCTTGTCGAGAACGCTCAACTCGATTCGCAACACGCCAAGCTCGAACTCGCGGAGGCGACCGCGCAGCTCCAGATCACGAAAAAGGCCGCCGAACTCGCCGAAGCGCGGTGGGCCGGGGCGAACCAGCGGTGGCAACTGGCCGTCCGCGAGTACGAGGACGCGAAGGCACGGGCGGCGAAGGGCACGAAGGCGCCCGTCGGCGCCCCGGGCGGGGCCGAGCCGACCGGCGCGGTGTTCACGGTCCACATCCGCACGCTCACCGCGTCGGAGAAGGTCATCAAGGTGAAGGCGACCGGCAACGAATGCGTCCTCGACGGGTTGCTCCACGCGATCGACGACATCCCGATCATGACGGGCACCGTGAACGTGTGGCTGGTCCGCGGCAAGGAGGTCATGCCCGTCGAACTCCCCGCGATCAAAAACGGCGTGACGTACACCAACTATCAGCTCAAGCCCGGTGACCAGCTCTTCGTGCAGGTGAAGGCCGAGAAGTGA
- a CDS encoding RNA polymerase sigma factor gives MSEPVPTDAELVRRTVAGDRDAFARLYDRYARLVRAIAGDAGPDRAEDVTHDVFLRAYRSITALRDADRFAPWLVGIARRVVQETRRRPVREPLSSDVADGRPPAEHSIDDADERAHVLALVSRLPEEERRAVQFFFLSGRDGTETARLLGRSRSGTYALINRAVGILARWMGADHTAGEVPR, from the coding sequence ATGAGCGAGCCCGTACCGACCGATGCCGAGCTGGTTCGCCGGACCGTGGCGGGTGACCGCGACGCATTCGCCCGGCTGTACGACCGGTACGCCCGGTTGGTCCGCGCGATCGCGGGCGACGCCGGGCCGGACCGCGCCGAGGACGTCACCCACGACGTGTTCCTGCGGGCGTACCGGTCCATCACCGCACTACGGGACGCCGACCGGTTCGCCCCCTGGCTGGTCGGCATTGCCCGGCGCGTGGTCCAGGAAACCCGCCGGCGCCCCGTTCGAGAGCCCCTCTCGAGCGACGTCGCCGACGGGCGCCCGCCCGCGGAACACAGTATCGACGACGCGGACGAGCGCGCCCACGTGCTCGCGCTGGTGAGCCGGCTGCCCGAGGAAGAACGGCGGGCCGTCCAGTTCTTCTTCCTGAGCGGCCGGGACGGGACCGAAACGGCCCGGCTACTCGGCCGGTCCCGGTCGGGTACCTACGCGCTCATCAATCGTGCGGTCGGTATTCTCGCCCGGTGGATGGGGGCCGATCACACGGCCGGGGAGGTTCCGCGATGA
- the rny gene encoding ribonuclease Y has protein sequence MEPLLVGGLVVVAVLTGIGGTYLVVRRSPPPVVPREPAPPDPEVMRRAEARGDELVEQSRRDAERIVRDAELKARDEAVRRREELSRELDVARTEVRDLERRVEKREDAVEQHQRELARKEKHLDGQKEKFAEREEALGTKARHLDELIDKQTQQLHELSGLSREAAQKMILERLERELSDEIAKKIRQHDERMKQQAEAAAREIVTIAIQRYAAHQTAGTTVSTVDIPSDDMKGRIIGREGRNIRTFEKLTGVDVIVDDTPGVVIVSAFDNVRRETARLALTKLIQDGRIHPTRIEEVVAETQAEMEKHIQELGTKAVLDADVQMPHEKLVYLLGRLRFRTSYSQNVLAHSVEVAHLCGIMASELGLNAQLARRCGLLHDVGKAADHEMEGGHPKVGAELAKRYGETSKEVLHAIAGHHDDITIDNIYTVLVASADAISASRPGARRETLEKYVKRLADLEAVACGFPEVDQAFAIQAGRELRVIANAHRTTDADAVRICRDIARSIEQQLDYPGEIKVTVIRESRAVDTAK, from the coding sequence ATGGAACCGCTGTTGGTCGGCGGGCTCGTCGTCGTCGCTGTCCTCACGGGCATCGGCGGCACGTACCTCGTCGTGCGCCGGTCGCCCCCGCCCGTCGTCCCCCGCGAGCCCGCGCCCCCCGACCCCGAAGTGATGCGCCGCGCCGAGGCGCGCGGCGACGAACTCGTCGAACAGTCCCGGCGCGACGCCGAGCGCATCGTCCGCGACGCCGAACTGAAGGCCCGCGACGAGGCCGTCCGGCGCCGCGAGGAGCTGAGCCGCGAACTCGACGTCGCCCGGACCGAGGTGCGCGACCTGGAGCGCCGGGTCGAGAAGCGCGAGGACGCCGTCGAGCAGCACCAGCGCGAGCTCGCCCGCAAGGAGAAGCACCTCGACGGACAGAAAGAGAAGTTCGCCGAGCGCGAGGAGGCGCTCGGTACGAAGGCCCGGCACCTCGACGAACTCATCGACAAGCAGACCCAACAGCTCCACGAACTCAGCGGGCTGTCGCGCGAGGCCGCACAGAAGATGATCCTCGAGCGCCTGGAGCGCGAACTGTCCGACGAGATCGCGAAGAAGATCCGCCAGCACGACGAGCGCATGAAGCAGCAGGCCGAGGCCGCGGCGCGCGAGATCGTCACCATCGCCATTCAGCGCTACGCCGCGCACCAGACCGCCGGCACGACCGTGAGCACGGTGGACATCCCGTCGGACGACATGAAGGGGCGCATCATCGGGCGCGAGGGGCGGAACATCCGCACGTTCGAGAAGCTGACCGGCGTGGACGTGATCGTGGACGACACGCCCGGCGTGGTGATCGTGTCCGCGTTCGATAACGTGCGCCGGGAAACGGCCCGGCTCGCGCTCACGAAGCTCATCCAGGACGGGCGCATCCACCCGACGCGGATCGAGGAGGTCGTCGCCGAAACGCAGGCCGAGATGGAAAAACACATCCAGGAACTCGGCACAAAGGCGGTGCTGGACGCGGACGTGCAGATGCCGCACGAGAAGCTGGTGTACCTCCTGGGGCGGCTCCGGTTCCGCACGAGTTACAGCCAGAACGTGTTGGCCCACTCGGTCGAGGTCGCGCACCTGTGCGGGATCATGGCGTCCGAACTCGGGCTGAACGCGCAACTCGCGCGCCGGTGCGGGCTGCTCCACGACGTGGGCAAGGCCGCGGACCACGAGATGGAGGGCGGGCACCCGAAGGTGGGGGCGGAACTCGCGAAGCGGTACGGCGAGACGAGCAAAGAAGTGCTGCACGCGATCGCCGGGCACCACGACGACATCACGATCGACAACATCTACACGGTGCTGGTGGCGTCGGCCGACGCGATCAGCGCGAGCCGCCCCGGGGCGCGGCGCGAGACCCTGGAAAAGTACGTGAAGCGCCTCGCGGACCTGGAAGCGGTCGCGTGCGGGTTCCCGGAAGTGGACCAAGCGTTCGCGATCCAGGCCGGGCGCGAGCTGCGCGTGATCGCGAACGCGCACCGCACCACCGACGCGGACGCGGTGCGCATCTGCCGCGACATCGCCCGCTCCATCGAGCAGCAGCTCGACTACCCCGGGGAGATCAAGGTCACGGTGATCCGCGAGAGCCGCGCGGTCGACACCGCGAAGTGA
- a CDS encoding endonuclease/exonuclease/phosphatase family protein, whose protein sequence is MFCAVFWNIGGQPPRSGIVRLVTALQRQEDADVIVLAECSDGVIGSTLRALNPSGQSLNFDLVPTTSRVKVLTRRTVSRTSEIDRHEYYSVLKVVRGGQPDLLLTAVHMVSLLEKDAPHIDKELEKLADAIRSAEEATGHDRTVVIGDLNAHPFSDGVASSVGLHGIMSRSVAGRGERQASHRRYPFFFNPMWQFYGDATATPAGTYYREPGGAHTGYYWHLFDQVLIRPSLRPYYRDDSVCIVTSVGGTTLAGPDLVPNRRIGSDHYPIRVRLTD, encoded by the coding sequence ATGTTTTGTGCCGTGTTCTGGAACATCGGTGGGCAACCTCCCCGGAGCGGCATCGTGCGCCTCGTCACCGCGCTGCAGCGCCAGGAGGACGCGGACGTTATCGTGTTGGCCGAGTGCTCGGACGGAGTAATCGGTTCGACCCTCCGAGCGCTCAACCCGTCCGGGCAGAGCCTCAACTTCGATCTGGTGCCCACGACTTCACGGGTGAAGGTGTTAACCCGCCGCACGGTCTCCCGAACGAGCGAAATTGATCGCCACGAATACTATTCGGTTCTGAAAGTGGTTCGTGGCGGTCAGCCGGATCTGCTCCTCACCGCGGTTCACATGGTCAGCCTGCTCGAGAAGGACGCGCCACACATCGACAAAGAACTTGAGAAACTGGCCGACGCGATCCGCAGCGCAGAAGAAGCTACGGGCCACGACCGAACCGTCGTTATCGGAGACCTGAACGCGCACCCATTTTCGGACGGTGTCGCGTCATCGGTCGGCCTACACGGAATCATGTCCCGGTCCGTGGCCGGGCGCGGCGAACGACAGGCGTCCCACCGTAGGTACCCGTTTTTCTTCAACCCGATGTGGCAGTTCTACGGGGACGCCACCGCGACCCCGGCGGGTACCTATTACCGCGAGCCCGGAGGCGCTCACACCGGGTACTACTGGCACCTGTTCGACCAGGTACTCATTCGCCCGAGCCTCCGGCCCTACTACCGGGACGATTCGGTGTGTATCGTGACGAGTGTCGGGGGCACGACCCTGGCCGGCCCGGACCTCGTTCCGAACCGCCGGATCGGGTCCGATCACTACCCGATTCGGGTGCGCCTGACCGACTGA
- a CDS encoding serine/threonine-protein kinase: MRTLSDLANVLIGCRIVSRTRWERAVRAGGDYPVAVLDALTAHPPEWYTAGAGDTAEVPPGLTEYQRGVIDLWLEGDETPIARQLTVNQFLLLDKLGEGGQGEVYRGRQLNPARFVAVKTLTRDTETSRARFEQEARAMMKIQHPGVARFYLYERVRDEDNKPTDEYLIAMELVDGTDLHRLVRWSGPVPWPFAVKWAIDLLGGLAVVHQNGFIHRDVKPANVIPLGPPPEAGTRPNETAAKLLDLGAVGTVEGATGSKSGRRIFVGTREYAPPEQWAERVVPSSDLYALGGTLFYALTGRPPYEVEGRDAVAFMKAHSRAPIPSATDFNSNVPQELSWLLQRMMAKRADDRGTATELIAEFRELLPADDAPARSAKPVHRSKSAQAAPIQAPRPIASAEMESRGPLDRVFGPVLTVFERVFLPAHLRPTPGPAHPFGERVASLVRRPLVLLVFALIVALFVFWIVR, translated from the coding sequence ATGCGAACGCTCTCGGACCTCGCGAACGTCCTGATCGGGTGCCGGATCGTCAGCCGCACGCGCTGGGAGCGCGCGGTGCGCGCCGGAGGGGACTACCCGGTCGCGGTTCTCGACGCCCTCACCGCCCACCCGCCCGAATGGTACACGGCGGGGGCCGGGGACACGGCCGAGGTGCCGCCCGGACTGACCGAGTACCAGCGCGGGGTCATTGATTTGTGGCTCGAAGGGGACGAAACCCCGATCGCCCGGCAACTGACCGTGAACCAGTTTTTACTGCTGGACAAACTCGGCGAGGGCGGTCAGGGCGAGGTTTATCGCGGGCGCCAACTGAACCCGGCCCGGTTCGTCGCGGTGAAGACCCTCACGCGCGACACCGAGACGAGCCGGGCGCGGTTCGAGCAAGAGGCCCGCGCGATGATGAAGATCCAGCACCCCGGCGTCGCGCGGTTCTACCTGTACGAGCGCGTCCGCGACGAGGACAACAAGCCGACCGACGAGTACCTCATCGCGATGGAACTCGTGGACGGAACCGACCTGCACCGGTTGGTCCGCTGGTCCGGTCCCGTGCCGTGGCCGTTCGCGGTGAAGTGGGCGATCGACCTGCTCGGCGGGCTCGCGGTCGTTCACCAGAACGGGTTCATTCACCGGGACGTGAAGCCCGCGAACGTGATCCCGCTCGGCCCGCCCCCGGAAGCCGGCACGCGCCCCAACGAGACCGCGGCCAAGTTACTCGACCTCGGCGCGGTCGGGACGGTCGAGGGGGCCACGGGGTCCAAAAGCGGCCGGCGCATCTTCGTCGGCACCCGCGAGTACGCCCCACCCGAGCAGTGGGCGGAGCGCGTCGTTCCCTCGTCCGACCTCTACGCACTCGGCGGGACGCTGTTCTACGCGCTCACGGGTCGGCCGCCCTACGAAGTCGAGGGCCGGGACGCGGTCGCGTTTATGAAGGCGCACTCCCGCGCGCCGATCCCGTCGGCGACCGACTTTAACTCGAACGTCCCACAGGAACTGAGCTGGCTCCTTCAGAGAATGATGGCGAAGCGCGCGGACGATCGCGGAACGGCAACGGAATTGATCGCGGAGTTCCGGGAACTGCTCCCGGCGGACGACGCGCCGGCACGATCCGCAAAACCGGTGCACAGGTCGAAATCCGCCCAAGCCGCCCCGATTCAGGCCCCGCGGCCCATCGCGTCGGCTGAAATGGAGTCGCGCGGACCGCTGGACCGCGTGTTCGGGCCGGTTCTCACGGTTTTTGAGCGCGTGTTTCTCCCCGCGCACCTGCGCCCGACGCCCGGACCCGCCCACCCGTTCGGCGAGCGGGTCGCTTCGCTGGTCCGGCGCCCGCTCGTTTTGCTCGTTTTTGCCCTGATTGTGGCCTTGTTCGTCTTCTGGATTGTGCGGTAA
- a CDS encoding FHA domain-containing protein, translating into MDFHLQNVRTGEIVKLPPERALIGAAEHADVLTDDSPYLAALAVRYPTGWALFGLSDEGVRFNRRPLRAAQRVTPRKGDLLAIGESRFTFLAPNTAPDDESEAEEEGAPPDCFAYITNPDGMEECRAVDHDLLFGRLEGCHVQLSDTRLSRLGALLASHAGTWYIHTLSKKALGRNRKAVNHFARVTDGDELLIGPLVVRIEIRPPTAERAALPALTGSRERPPLSESSILTDLPASTDGLGGAPDPGSSLDILALHARGQQLENWLKKQPLPVQEPKSGLGGWLGAQRDRLRRFWLDTPETTSARSLRTAGRLDDAFTVLDRAIRTRPDGPELLRELYRLYEAVALLDLCYRPLRQIEKLAQARGTSDPWVFETLARLCERLGRERPEMYDRAIGYWNKLESATGQSCNHQKNDVMARRALHEGGYAGGG; encoded by the coding sequence ATGGACTTTCACCTACAAAACGTGCGCACCGGGGAGATCGTCAAACTACCCCCGGAACGTGCCCTGATCGGCGCGGCCGAACACGCCGATGTTTTGACGGACGACAGCCCGTACTTGGCCGCGCTCGCGGTGCGCTACCCGACCGGGTGGGCACTGTTCGGGCTGTCCGACGAGGGCGTTCGGTTCAACCGCCGGCCGCTGCGTGCGGCCCAGCGCGTAACCCCCCGGAAGGGGGATCTGCTCGCGATCGGCGAGAGCCGGTTCACGTTCCTCGCTCCCAACACGGCCCCCGACGACGAATCCGAGGCCGAAGAAGAGGGCGCGCCCCCCGATTGCTTCGCGTACATCACGAACCCGGACGGCATGGAAGAGTGCCGGGCGGTCGATCACGACCTCCTGTTCGGCCGGCTCGAAGGGTGCCACGTCCAGTTGTCCGATACGCGGCTCTCGCGCCTGGGCGCGCTTTTGGCTTCGCACGCGGGCACCTGGTACATTCACACCCTCTCGAAGAAGGCCCTCGGCCGGAACCGCAAGGCGGTGAACCACTTCGCCCGCGTGACGGACGGCGACGAGTTGCTCATCGGGCCGCTCGTGGTGCGCATTGAGATCCGCCCCCCCACGGCCGAACGCGCGGCGCTCCCGGCCCTCACCGGCTCGCGCGAGCGCCCGCCACTGAGCGAGTCGTCGATACTCACGGACCTGCCCGCCTCGACCGACGGGTTGGGGGGAGCACCCGATCCGGGTTCCAGCCTCGATATCCTCGCGCTCCACGCGCGCGGCCAGCAGCTCGAAAACTGGCTGAAGAAGCAACCGCTCCCGGTGCAGGAGCCGAAGAGCGGCCTCGGCGGGTGGCTCGGCGCGCAGCGCGACCGGCTCCGCCGGTTCTGGCTCGACACGCCCGAAACGACGAGCGCCCGGAGCCTGCGCACCGCGGGGCGCCTGGACGATGCGTTCACGGTCCTCGATCGCGCGATCCGCACCCGACCGGACGGCCCCGAGCTGCTGCGCGAGCTCTACCGGCTCTACGAAGCGGTCGCGCTCCTCGACCTGTGCTACCGCCCGCTGCGCCAAATCGAGAAACTGGCACAGGCACGCGGCACGTCCGACCCGTGGGTGTTCGAGACCCTGGCCCGGTTGTGCGAGCGATTGGGGCGCGAGCGCCCCGAAATGTACGACCGCGCCATCGGGTACTGGAACAAGCTGGAATCCGCGACCGGGCAGAGTTGCAACCACCAGAAGAACGACGTGATGGCCCGGCGCGCACTTCACGAGGGCGGCTACGCGGGCGGGGGATAG
- a CDS encoding dipeptidase — protein MRPMIDAHLDLALNALNYNRNLFLTVDELREVEKNFTDIKGRGRGTVTFPELKRCRVPVCVATVLARSGPDAATRWGFKRGDIDYATQHIAYSHAFGSLGYYRLLEAQGHLKFIHTRGELAAHWKAWEADPNNTPLGIILSMEGADPIVAPEQVAHWFGLGLRAVGPAHYGLGQYAFGTAVDGPMTPAGVKLLKEFMKVGMILDVTHLSDQSFWTAMDVYDGPMLASHHNLRALVPGDRQLTDEQVKELIKRNAVIGSAFDAWMMYPNWVRGETQPAVVGLEAIVDHMDRICQFAGNARHIALGTDLDGGFGTEQTPRDLDTITDVHKLEDILARRGYSSADIDGIFYGNWLRFFGSALPA, from the coding sequence ATGCGACCGATGATCGACGCCCACCTCGACCTCGCCCTCAACGCTCTCAATTACAACCGCAACCTGTTCCTGACCGTTGACGAACTGCGTGAAGTCGAAAAGAACTTCACCGACATCAAGGGCCGCGGGCGCGGAACGGTTACGTTCCCCGAACTCAAGCGGTGCCGCGTGCCCGTCTGCGTCGCGACGGTTCTGGCCCGCAGCGGCCCGGACGCCGCGACCCGCTGGGGCTTCAAGCGCGGCGACATCGACTACGCCACGCAGCACATCGCGTACTCCCACGCCTTCGGCTCGCTCGGCTATTACCGGCTCCTGGAAGCGCAGGGGCACCTGAAGTTCATTCACACCCGCGGCGAACTTGCCGCGCACTGGAAGGCATGGGAAGCGGACCCAAATAACACCCCGCTCGGGATCATCCTGAGCATGGAGGGCGCGGACCCGATCGTAGCGCCGGAGCAAGTGGCGCACTGGTTCGGGCTGGGGTTGCGTGCGGTCGGCCCCGCGCACTACGGGTTGGGGCAGTACGCCTTCGGCACGGCCGTCGATGGGCCGATGACGCCCGCGGGCGTGAAGCTCCTGAAGGAGTTCATGAAGGTCGGGATGATTCTCGACGTGACGCACCTCTCGGACCAGTCGTTCTGGACCGCGATGGACGTGTACGACGGGCCGATGCTCGCGAGCCACCACAACTTGCGGGCACTCGTTCCCGGCGACCGGCAACTGACCGACGAGCAGGTGAAGGAACTCATCAAGCGTAACGCGGTGATCGGTTCGGCCTTCGATGCGTGGATGATGTACCCGAATTGGGTCCGCGGGGAAACGCAGCCCGCGGTGGTGGGGCTGGAAGCGATCGTCGATCACATGGACCGGATCTGTCAGTTCGCGGGTAACGCGCGCCACATCGCTCTCGGTACCGACCTCGACGGCGGGTTCGGCACCGAGCAGACCCCGCGCGACCTCGACACGATCACCGACGTTCACAAGCTGGAAGACATCCTCGCGCGCCGCGGGTACAGTTCGGCCGACATCGACGGCATCTTCTACGGCAACTGGCTCCGGTTCTTCGGCTCGGCGCTGCCGGCGTAA
- a CDS encoding flagellin N-terminal helical domain-containing protein gives MNLRVTAQSRTGDAIANIRTRSAELAKFQDQVSSGVRIKRASDDPGAYPQLARAKSASARLDSYSQSISASTATLNAGVSALQDVTDVLTQARQIAIEGASADTAGEPANREALATQVDGLINRALQTLNARPDGQTLFAGTATDTAPFRVATTDAAGRPATIAYDGSTDRARTITGRNTTTDTRYVGSEVFQQPGADTFASLIALRDELRNNPSTGPAYSQAMNQRLTDLDAARTAIGQTTGEQASNLATLESQGTVVSNAKLDSDSRVNELVVTDFPMAIVKIQEQKTALDAIYAVTAQLADPGLLDFIGR, from the coding sequence ATGAACCTCCGCGTAACAGCACAATCCCGGACCGGCGACGCGATCGCGAACATCCGCACGCGGAGCGCCGAGCTCGCCAAGTTCCAGGACCAGGTCTCGTCCGGCGTGCGGATCAAGCGCGCCTCCGACGACCCCGGCGCGTACCCGCAACTGGCCCGGGCGAAGTCCGCCTCGGCCCGCCTGGACTCCTACTCCCAGAGTATTTCCGCTTCCACCGCCACGCTCAACGCCGGCGTCAGCGCCCTGCAGGACGTGACCGACGTGCTGACGCAGGCCCGGCAGATCGCGATCGAGGGCGCCAGCGCCGACACCGCGGGCGAGCCGGCGAACCGCGAGGCCCTGGCGACCCAGGTGGACGGGCTCATTAACCGGGCGCTCCAGACCTTGAACGCCCGCCCCGACGGGCAGACCCTGTTCGCCGGCACCGCGACCGACACGGCCCCGTTCCGCGTCGCCACCACGGACGCCGCCGGGCGCCCCGCGACGATCGCCTACGACGGCTCGACCGACCGGGCGCGCACGATCACCGGCCGCAACACGACCACGGACACCCGCTACGTCGGGAGCGAAGTGTTCCAGCAGCCCGGGGCGGACACGTTCGCGTCCCTCATCGCGCTGCGGGACGAACTGCGCAACAACCCGTCCACCGGGCCGGCCTACTCCCAGGCCATGAACCAGCGGCTCACGGACCTCGACGCGGCCCGCACCGCGATCGGCCAAACGACCGGGGAGCAGGCCTCGAACCTCGCGACCCTCGAATCGCAGGGCACGGTCGTCAGCAACGCGAAACTGGACTCGGACTCGCGCGTCAACGAACTGGTCGTCACGGACTTCCCGATGGCGATCGTGAAAATCCAGGAGCAGAAGACCGCGCTCGACGCGATCTACGCCGTGACCGCGCAGCTCGCCGACCCGGGGCTCCTCGACTTCATTGGCCGGTAA